The proteins below are encoded in one region of Hordeum vulgare subsp. vulgare chromosome 3H, MorexV3_pseudomolecules_assembly, whole genome shotgun sequence:
- the LOC123440993 gene encoding uncharacterized protein LOC123440993, with the protein MADNAAEAKQTPQGEVKPDEGQSRAAEKSGKKAELKPDEAKKLVEFMEKKYEDHVAKVDSFEDFYHAIYELIQMFCEERGQVQYRIPAKAKLQEVYARHHKAGSGEVKREEFARMSGELVRRDSFSFGKATTELLMFLFGVPVCALVAKRVLPGLGWVSDDTVIPLATSGAVAYLVHSKKL; encoded by the exons ATGGCAGACAATGCTGCGGAGGCCAAGCAGACACCTCAAGGCGAGGTGAAACCGGATGAGGGGCAGAGCCGGGCCGCGGAGAAGAGCGGGAAGAAGGCGGAGCTGAAGCCCGACGAGGCGAAGAAGCTCGTCGAGTTCATGGAGAAGAAGTACGAGGATCACGTGGCGAAGGTGGACTCCTTCGAGGACTTCTACCACGCCATCTACGAGCTCATCCA GATGTTCTGCGAGGAGCGCGGGCAGGTGCAGTACAGGATCCCGGCCAAGGCGAAGCTGCAGGAGGTGTACGCG AGGCACCACAAGGCGGGGAGCGGGGAGGTGAAGCGGGAGGAGTTCGCGCGGATGAGCGGGGAGCTGGTGCGGCGGGACAGCTTCAGCTTCGGCAAGGCGACGACGGAGCTGCTCATGTTCCTGTTCGGCGTGCCCGTGTGCGCGCTGGTGGCCAAGCGGGTGCTGCCGGGGCTGGGGTGGGTGTCGGACGACACCGTCATCCCGCTCGCCACCTCCGGCGCCGTCGCGTACCTCGTCCACTCCAAGAAGCTCTGA